One Luteibacter aegosomaticola genomic window carries:
- a CDS encoding glycosyltransferase produces the protein MNITHVVENLNRGGLERMVIDLVTQQHREGHKVQVVCLFERGAMATELEIKGIPVRACEKRTGFDLRAIGLARQFIDSHHTEVLHTHNAVAHYQAVLATVGMGIRQVINTRHGMGATRKPGRREWLFRRAMAATDSVVAVCEAARRDAVNRGMFPARKCCVVPNGIRLDGFDVANDAMHERLARLLNVPARTRIIGTVGRLNWAKDQASLIRAFRAVRHQRRDTVLVLIGDGELRETLRACAYDEGIAGCVHFLGDRDDVHELLQGLDLFALSSVTEGYSMALLEACAAGLPIVATDVGGNAEIVRDRATGRLVPSCDAPALADAMLELLQTTQQASALGRAARSWVEQNGSLQAMAARYTRLYLGNMEALP, from the coding sequence GTGAACATTACCCACGTTGTCGAAAACCTGAACCGCGGTGGCCTGGAGCGCATGGTCATCGACCTTGTCACCCAGCAGCACCGCGAAGGCCACAAGGTGCAGGTGGTGTGCCTGTTCGAGCGCGGCGCCATGGCGACCGAGCTGGAGATCAAGGGCATCCCGGTGCGTGCCTGCGAGAAACGCACTGGCTTCGATCTGCGGGCCATCGGCCTGGCTCGGCAGTTCATCGACAGCCACCATACCGAGGTGCTGCATACGCATAATGCGGTGGCGCACTACCAGGCCGTGCTCGCCACGGTCGGCATGGGCATCCGCCAGGTGATCAACACACGCCACGGCATGGGCGCTACGCGCAAGCCGGGGCGACGCGAGTGGCTGTTCCGCAGGGCCATGGCGGCGACGGATTCCGTGGTGGCGGTATGCGAAGCGGCGCGCCGTGACGCGGTGAATCGCGGCATGTTCCCCGCGCGTAAATGTTGCGTGGTGCCGAATGGCATCCGACTCGATGGGTTCGACGTGGCTAACGACGCCATGCACGAACGCCTCGCGCGCCTGCTCAACGTGCCGGCGCGCACCCGGATCATCGGTACGGTTGGCCGGCTTAACTGGGCCAAGGACCAGGCCAGCCTGATTCGCGCGTTCCGGGCCGTGCGCCACCAGCGGCGCGATACCGTGCTGGTGCTGATCGGCGATGGCGAGCTGCGCGAGACCTTGCGCGCCTGCGCCTACGATGAAGGTATCGCGGGATGCGTGCACTTCCTTGGTGACCGCGATGATGTCCATGAATTGCTGCAGGGCCTCGACTTGTTCGCCTTGTCCTCGGTGACCGAAGGCTATTCGATGGCGCTGCTGGAGGCGTGCGCGGCTGGCCTGCCGATCGTGGCGACGGATGTGGGCGGGAATGCCGAGATCGTGCGGGACCGCGCCACCGGCCGGCTGGTACCTTCCTGCGATGCCCCGGCCCTGGCGGATGCCATGCTGGAGCTTCTGCAAACGACGCAGCAGGCCTCGGCGCTCGGCCGTGCCGCACGCTCGTGGGTAGAACAGAACGGTTCGCTGCAGGCCATGGCGGCCCGTTATACGCGGCTGTACCTCGGCAACATGGAGGCGCTGCCGTGA
- a CDS encoding phenylacetate--CoA ligase family protein, whose amino-acid sequence MSLYEPLLRHVLWPAYEGGLRRRETPRHLRSYAETQWLSADALRELQFRRLKKLLAWCQREVPFYRDRWAQMGLSVEDIRTPADVALLPVLTKADIRSAGDALKAASLKDTLAYKATGGSTGEPLRFGYTRESNDRRVAVMWRGYGWAGSRMGRRTLFLWGGAVGSPTAAHQFKDKVYNAVFARKVLNSFAMTEANLSSYADAVEAYRPEVIVSYVGPLVRLAQFLVDTGRHLSHRPVSIIGAAEALHPFQRELIERAFGAPVYNTYGCREFMLIASECEHRDGLHVNADHLMVETLSADGQPCTHGSGEVAITDLFNYGMPFIRYVNGDMATPFHGLCACGRGLPLLASVDGRKLDAIRTPAGHVLPGEFFPHMLKDVPGLTRFQLVQRTIDRLDLSIVRGEAFNDASLAYIQREVAKVLGDSAQLHCHFVDDIPLTRSGKLRVTVSELDS is encoded by the coding sequence ATGAGCCTCTACGAGCCCCTGCTCCGCCACGTGCTGTGGCCCGCGTATGAAGGCGGCCTGCGCCGCCGCGAAACGCCGCGGCACCTGCGTTCGTATGCCGAGACGCAGTGGCTCTCCGCCGACGCGCTGCGCGAGTTGCAGTTCCGCCGGTTGAAGAAGCTGCTGGCCTGGTGCCAGCGCGAGGTGCCGTTCTATCGGGACCGGTGGGCGCAGATGGGGTTGTCTGTGGAAGATATCCGCACGCCTGCGGATGTTGCCTTGCTGCCGGTGTTGACGAAGGCGGATATCCGTTCCGCGGGTGATGCGCTGAAGGCGGCTTCGCTGAAGGACACGCTTGCCTATAAAGCCACCGGCGGCTCCACGGGTGAGCCGTTGCGCTTTGGCTATACCCGCGAGAGCAATGACCGTCGTGTAGCCGTGATGTGGCGTGGATACGGCTGGGCCGGTTCGCGCATGGGCCGACGGACGCTGTTCCTGTGGGGTGGCGCGGTGGGTTCGCCTACGGCGGCGCATCAGTTCAAGGACAAGGTGTACAACGCGGTGTTCGCGCGCAAGGTGCTTAACAGCTTTGCGATGACCGAGGCCAATCTTTCTTCGTATGCGGACGCCGTCGAGGCCTACCGGCCCGAGGTGATCGTGTCGTATGTGGGGCCGTTGGTGCGGCTCGCGCAGTTTCTTGTTGATACGGGCCGGCATCTCTCGCATCGCCCGGTCAGCATCATCGGCGCGGCTGAGGCCTTGCATCCGTTCCAGCGTGAGCTGATCGAACGTGCTTTTGGCGCTCCGGTGTACAACACCTATGGCTGCCGCGAGTTCATGCTCATCGCTTCGGAATGCGAGCATCGCGACGGGCTGCATGTGAATGCCGACCACCTCATGGTGGAGACGCTTTCTGCGGATGGCCAGCCTTGCACGCACGGTAGTGGCGAAGTCGCCATCACCGATCTTTTCAACTACGGCATGCCGTTCATCCGTTACGTCAACGGCGATATGGCCACGCCCTTCCATGGGCTGTGCGCGTGCGGCCGTGGGTTGCCGCTGCTGGCCAGCGTCGATGGCCGGAAGCTGGATGCGATACGCACGCCGGCGGGCCATGTGCTGCCGGGCGAGTTCTTCCCGCACATGCTGAAGGATGTGCCGGGGCTCACGCGCTTCCAGCTCGTGCAGCGCACGATCGATCGCCTCGACCTGTCCATCGTGCGTGGCGAAGCCTTCAACGACGCGTCGCTCGCGTACATCCAGCGCGAAGTGGCGAAGGTGCTGGGCGACAGTGCGCAGCTGCACTGCCATTTCGTCGACGACATCCCGCTTACCCGTAGCGGCAAGCTGCGTGTCACCGTCTCGGAGCTCGATTCGTGA